In the genome of Desulfofarcimen acetoxidans DSM 771, one region contains:
- a CDS encoding IS1634 family transposase — MFLKKSIFKRNNKIYCHYKIVESYREDGKVKHRILFNVGTLSDEQAERLRITLNAHNNPDIIVSKPEQIVVTKHAAYLDVAVLNHLWHEWHFHQFFSKDQWVEALVINRCIDPKAKINIKDWMEKTVIPAYLGIDDPTKLDKFEVYRTLDRLHKSEGELQTFLFHQIKNRWPHTENAFFYDITSSYLTGSRCVIAKLGYSRDHRPDCEQIVIALMITPEGYPFYWRVMPGNTQDITTIKPLIEDVKARFALKNCTMVFDRGMVSTDNIVALECEKWTYVSAMDRDEIKKADFFNTALPESVTPDNYEQIMVMQEFLPFDENAFLYYREFIIDDRRYILTFDVARFFDEHHAQLNNVAYFVQWLTVKNQSLREAKKKRCQSLLEREVAAMLKRKHLKKWVSVNIEPYDFEVINKRGNSRTIQSFQLSYTINTVAQKNEQRIHGITCFITNLDVTSHTAIDIIQWYRRKNKVEEAFHEIKDHLDLRPIYLTREQRVMAHVIICVLAYFIFNDIEYRLKQNDLAYSTEEVIGTLRECLVNRLAIQQTNRSWLSITQPSSQLKEILHALKCEVVIDKKRVEPVLKAAECWL, encoded by the coding sequence ATGTTTCTAAAAAAATCGATTTTCAAACGAAACAATAAAATATACTGTCATTATAAAATAGTAGAATCCTATCGTGAAGACGGAAAGGTTAAACACCGCATTTTATTTAACGTCGGCACATTGTCAGATGAACAGGCCGAACGTTTACGAATTACTCTAAATGCTCATAACAATCCAGATATTATTGTTTCAAAACCGGAACAAATTGTTGTGACCAAGCATGCTGCATATCTTGATGTAGCAGTACTAAACCATTTATGGCACGAGTGGCATTTTCATCAATTCTTTTCAAAAGATCAGTGGGTAGAAGCACTTGTAATTAACCGATGTATCGACCCAAAAGCGAAAATTAATATCAAGGATTGGATGGAGAAAACAGTTATTCCTGCCTATTTGGGTATCGATGATCCTACCAAACTTGATAAATTTGAAGTTTATCGTACTCTTGACAGATTGCATAAATCAGAAGGTGAACTACAAACGTTCCTTTTCCATCAGATAAAAAACCGATGGCCACATACAGAGAATGCGTTTTTTTATGACATCACCTCATCTTACTTGACGGGCAGTCGTTGTGTAATCGCTAAACTTGGTTACTCCAGAGATCACCGACCCGATTGCGAACAAATAGTAATTGCCCTGATGATTACTCCTGAGGGGTATCCTTTTTACTGGCGTGTTATGCCGGGAAACACTCAGGACATCACAACAATTAAGCCTTTGATTGAGGATGTTAAAGCTCGCTTTGCACTAAAAAACTGTACCATGGTATTTGATCGTGGTATGGTATCTACAGACAACATTGTTGCGTTGGAATGCGAAAAATGGACGTATGTTTCTGCAATGGATCGGGATGAGATTAAAAAAGCAGATTTTTTCAATACAGCATTACCGGAATCAGTTACCCCAGATAATTATGAACAAATTATGGTCATGCAAGAGTTTCTCCCCTTTGACGAAAACGCTTTTTTATATTATCGCGAGTTTATAATTGATGATAGACGTTATATCCTGACCTTTGACGTGGCTCGTTTTTTTGATGAACATCATGCACAATTAAATAATGTTGCCTATTTTGTTCAATGGCTAACCGTTAAAAATCAGTCACTCCGTGAAGCTAAAAAGAAACGTTGTCAAAGTTTGCTTGAACGGGAAGTTGCCGCTATGCTGAAGCGTAAACATTTAAAAAAATGGGTATCCGTCAATATTGAACCATATGATTTTGAAGTTATCAATAAACGGGGTAACTCACGAACCATTCAATCCTTTCAACTGTCGTACACGATTAATACCGTGGCACAAAAAAATGAGCAAAGAATTCATGGTATTACATGCTTTATTACCAATTTGGATGTTACATCACATACAGCAATTGACATTATTCAATGGTATCGTCGCAAAAACAAAGTTGAAGAAGCATTCCATGAAATTAAAGATCATCTAGATTTAAGACCAATTTACCTTACCCGAGAACAAAGGGTTATGGCACATGTAATAATTTGTGTATTGGCATACTTCATTTTCAATGACATAGAGTACCGGTTAAAGCAAAATGATCTGGCTTATTCTACTGAAGAAGTTATTGGTACCCTAAGAGAATGTCTGGTTAATCGTCTTGCCATTCAACAAACAAATCGTTCTTGGTTGAGTATTACGCAACCTTCATCTCAATTAAAGGAGATTCTCCATGCGTTGAAATGTGAGGTTGTTATTGATAAAAAGCGTGTCGAACCAGTTCTAAAAGCAGCGGAGTGTTGGTTGTAG
- a CDS encoding LysM peptidoglycan-binding domain-containing protein has protein sequence MANIKRYKVTLGVSVLIANLLIAIPVQAFSWSNVEFDGRGWSTKQPEESNPIKVLSYYTQRMSYTVKKNDTLWKISRQLGTSVDSLP, from the coding sequence TTGGCAAATATAAAGAGATATAAAGTTACCTTGGGTGTCAGTGTACTTATAGCAAATCTATTAATTGCAATTCCAGTCCAAGCATTTTCCTGGTCTAATGTTGAGTTTGACGGTAGAGGTTGGAGTACAAAGCAGCCTGAAGAATCAAACCCGATAAAAGTACTTTCTTATTACACACAACGAATGAGTTACACCGTTAAAAAAAATGATACCTTATGGAAGATATCTCGGCAGTTAGGAACTTCAGTTGATTCCTTACCCTAG
- the dut gene encoding dUTP diphosphatase has product MTNTNNLVLVKKLHNDAIIPKRQTELSSGLDLHCLDVVTVNGIKDMYDNGFTFYELDPGERVLVRTGLALQMNPGMEAQIRPRSGLAIKHGITVLNSPATLDSDYRSDIGVILVNHSKDIFTITKGDRIAQLVFQPILHYVNLQETSKLTSTGRGEGGYGHTG; this is encoded by the coding sequence ATGACTAACACAAATAATCTGGTTCTCGTCAAAAAACTTCATAATGATGCAATCATTCCTAAAAGGCAAACAGAACTGTCAAGTGGTTTAGATTTACACTGTCTTGATGTAGTTACTGTTAATGGTATAAAAGATATGTATGATAACGGTTTTACATTTTATGAACTTGACCCAGGTGAAAGGGTATTGGTTAGAACCGGTCTGGCTTTACAAATGAACCCTGGCATGGAGGCACAGATAAGACCGAGAAGTGGTCTGGCTATAAAACATGGGATAACTGTGTTAAATAGTCCTGCCACTTTAGACAGTGATTACAGATCGGATATAGGGGTTATCCTTGTAAACCACAGCAAAGATATTTTTACAATAACAAAAGGTGACAGAATTGCACAGTTAGTATTTCAACCGATTTTGCATTATGTAAACTTGCAGGAAACTTCGAAGCTGACATCAACGGGAAGGGGAGAGGGAGGCTATGGTCATACGGGATAA
- a CDS encoding anaerobic ribonucleoside-triphosphate reductase, whose translation MVDAINNQNTGNEQNTSTEKNMENRSQTNQQEDMIPKSSFEEVNQKYKDIQAKLESLLAEKEKADTEKVKADKKAKEEQGKYEELYKTANEELVKVKDSYKSTSVRVQELETVINGLLEAKLADVPKEFHDLVPANLTPEAKLSWLSNAESKGLFKSVSQKKNEPVGENTNPGSSQTKDLNSLDGISPRKVDVGQMSHDYFTKRLADASVDVNANANEELSANNYQAEVTKGILKLEGYYLLWRYSKKRFGTRRANELIKAIWNGELYFHDASGYGVQLPYCFAYSTANLMTEGRMYGQLYSLPPNRSDSFVAQVIETTMDLSQEFVGAVAPGDFIVNLCWYLEREGIDTESSEGRKYIENLWQKFIHVMNNKFRVSGQSPFTNVSIFDRENLKKLFTDYRYPDGSEVNIDYIMDVQKIIAEFFSKGDPSTGLPYRFPVMTVNLSVDENRNPLDLDFLDFVAKTNTQLGIYNIYINEGSKIAMCCRFSPSTNQRMNYRVDTFGNGGLNIGSHRVVTINFPRIAMEAKSREDFFNILDSRTKMAKDLLLVHREEILRRRVERGFLKFFNPLKWFNLDMLFSTIGIHGLYEMCHFLGFDMENLAGQDFTEAVLKKIEDYALAFSKETGHSFNTEEIPAESTAVTLAKKDRIIYGEDKQPFALYSNQYIPLIADMDTIDRIKLTGRFMKYVSGGGILHLNVQDRVTNPDTMKKLILMCLKEGVEHFAVNYGFGICSEGHTSIVGNGKVCPICGKPIDDYLTRVIGYFSKTSSWGDVRKNYEFERRRFNQTA comes from the coding sequence ATGGTTGATGCAATCAATAATCAGAACACAGGGAACGAACAAAATACATCTACCGAGAAAAACATGGAAAATAGGAGTCAAACCAACCAGCAGGAAGATATGATTCCCAAATCAAGTTTTGAGGAAGTTAACCAGAAATATAAGGACATACAGGCTAAACTTGAGTCACTGCTGGCTGAGAAAGAAAAAGCTGACACTGAAAAAGTAAAGGCAGACAAGAAAGCCAAAGAAGAACAAGGCAAATATGAAGAACTTTATAAGACGGCCAATGAGGAACTGGTAAAGGTAAAAGACAGCTACAAGTCCACCAGTGTTCGTGTACAGGAATTAGAAACTGTAATCAATGGCTTACTGGAAGCAAAGCTGGCTGATGTACCCAAAGAGTTTCACGATTTAGTTCCTGCCAATTTAACCCCGGAAGCAAAGTTATCCTGGTTATCAAATGCCGAAAGCAAAGGACTTTTCAAATCTGTATCACAAAAGAAAAATGAACCAGTGGGGGAGAATACTAACCCTGGCAGTAGCCAAACCAAAGACTTAAACAGTTTGGACGGTATTTCTCCCCGTAAGGTAGATGTCGGCCAGATGTCCCATGATTACTTTACCAAAAGACTGGCTGATGCTTCAGTAGATGTTAATGCTAATGCCAATGAGGAACTTTCAGCCAATAATTATCAAGCCGAAGTTACCAAAGGGATATTAAAACTCGAAGGTTATTACCTGCTTTGGCGATACTCAAAAAAGAGATTTGGAACAAGAAGGGCTAACGAGTTAATTAAAGCTATTTGGAATGGCGAGTTATATTTTCACGATGCTTCAGGCTACGGAGTACAATTGCCTTATTGTTTTGCTTATTCAACAGCTAATTTAATGACTGAAGGCAGAATGTATGGTCAGTTATACAGTTTACCACCCAACCGTTCTGATTCCTTTGTAGCCCAGGTTATTGAAACGACAATGGATTTAAGTCAAGAGTTTGTGGGTGCTGTAGCTCCCGGTGATTTTATCGTAAACCTATGCTGGTACTTAGAACGTGAAGGTATTGATACCGAAAGCAGCGAGGGTAGAAAGTATATTGAAAATCTCTGGCAAAAATTTATTCATGTGATGAATAACAAATTTAGAGTATCTGGTCAGAGTCCGTTCACTAACGTGAGTATTTTTGACCGAGAGAATTTAAAAAAACTGTTTACAGATTACCGTTACCCGGATGGCAGTGAGGTAAATATTGATTACATCATGGATGTTCAAAAAATCATAGCAGAATTCTTTTCAAAGGGAGACCCGTCAACTGGATTGCCGTATAGATTTCCGGTAATGACTGTTAACTTATCTGTTGACGAAAATAGAAACCCTCTGGATTTAGATTTTCTTGACTTTGTGGCAAAAACAAATACCCAACTTGGTATTTACAATATCTACATCAACGAGGGAAGTAAAATAGCAATGTGTTGCAGATTTTCCCCTTCAACAAATCAAAGAATGAACTACCGTGTTGACACCTTTGGCAACGGTGGCTTAAATATTGGGTCTCATAGAGTGGTAACAATAAATTTTCCGAGGATAGCAATGGAAGCTAAGTCAAGAGAAGATTTCTTCAATATTCTTGACAGTCGTACAAAAATGGCAAAAGACTTACTTTTAGTTCATCGTGAGGAAATCTTACGAAGAAGAGTGGAAAGAGGATTTTTAAAATTCTTTAACCCGTTGAAGTGGTTTAATCTGGACATGCTTTTTTCTACAATCGGGATTCACGGTTTATATGAAATGTGCCACTTCTTAGGATTTGACATGGAAAACCTGGCAGGTCAAGATTTCACAGAAGCAGTGTTAAAAAAGATTGAGGATTATGCCTTGGCATTTAGTAAAGAAACTGGCCACAGCTTTAACACCGAGGAAATACCTGCTGAATCAACTGCAGTAACTTTGGCAAAAAAAGACCGGATAATATATGGCGAAGATAAACAGCCATTTGCCTTATACAGCAACCAGTATATACCCCTGATAGCTGACATGGACACTATTGACCGTATTAAATTAACCGGCAGGTTTATGAAGTATGTCTCCGGTGGTGGTATCTTACACCTTAACGTTCAAGACCGTGTAACCAACCCTGACACCATGAAAAAGTTAATTCTAATGTGTTTAAAAGAAGGAGTAGAACATTTTGCAGTTAACTATGGTTTCGGAATTTGTTCAGAAGGTCACACATCAATAGTGGGTAATGGCAAAGTTTGTCCGATATGTGGTAAACCCATAGATGATTATTTAACCAGGGTGATAGGTTATTTCTCAAAAACTTCATCATGGGGAGATGTAAGAAAAAATTATGAGTTTGAGAGAAGAAGATTTAACCAGACTGCTTAA
- a CDS encoding phage minor capsid protein — protein MRTIPELSYERDEQRLINYYKKALQKIAYELRGITNGIEMSHATSLLNQIAYILNELNNQTQQWTEETVTQAFIDGQAGTIWTIGEAASLAEAASLASFSLLARDTVESLINDTYTDLLMATQNTERKIKQLVRSVVSDTMRLRTIEQLGRRTQRNEIVDKLTRQGLSRRLESEAWVGIVDKAGRRWNLSTYAEMVVRTKLQQSHIEGVRVESLERGVDLAVISSHGAKDACRNYEGMVISMNGVTPGYKTYRELRQSGKIFHPNCKHHISPLRNISLLPKSVLVKHKQKPQTL, from the coding sequence ATGCGAACTATACCGGAACTCAGTTATGAACGGGATGAACAAAGATTAATTAACTATTACAAAAAAGCATTGCAAAAAATAGCTTACGAACTCAGAGGAATTACCAACGGAATAGAAATGTCACATGCTACCTCACTGTTAAATCAGATAGCTTATATTTTAAACGAATTGAACAACCAAACACAGCAGTGGACAGAGGAGACAGTAACACAGGCTTTTATAGATGGACAGGCTGGTACAATATGGACAATCGGAGAAGCAGCTTCACTTGCCGAAGCTGCCAGTCTAGCTTCCTTTTCACTTCTGGCAAGAGATACGGTTGAATCTTTAATAAATGATACCTATACCGATTTACTCATGGCAACACAAAACACGGAGAGAAAAATAAAGCAGCTTGTCAGAAGTGTTGTCAGTGACACCATGAGACTCAGAACAATTGAACAGCTTGGCCGGAGAACACAAAGAAATGAAATTGTAGATAAACTCACCCGGCAAGGATTATCAAGAAGACTTGAATCTGAAGCTTGGGTAGGCATAGTAGATAAAGCAGGGAGAAGGTGGAACTTATCAACTTATGCTGAGATGGTAGTTAGAACCAAACTACAACAGTCACACATTGAAGGGGTAAGGGTAGAGTCACTGGAAAGAGGTGTTGACCTGGCCGTTATTTCTTCTCACGGTGCCAAAGATGCTTGCCGTAATTATGAGGGTATGGTTATTTCTATGAACGGTGTAACACCTGGTTATAAGACATATCGGGAGTTAAGGCAGAGTGGCAAAATATTTCATCCAAACTGCAAACATCATATATCGCCATTACGAAATATATCGTTACTACCCAAATCAGTCTTGGTAAAGCATAAACAAAAACCCCAAACTTTATAA
- a CDS encoding phage portal protein, whose amino-acid sequence MFAIGGYYPPPSHRERIKRYRENKKLFLGQHYDVFKKVQDRLTSRQNEIVYISANLPGIICKKSADFLFGEAPVFSAGKEDNSLEQVKIDQLVADNDLNITNYESAIGNAYRGDSFYKIRYGQMYGGLIDVSIDPFRVFIEPQNAEYVFPETIPGDANKIIAYHIAYPLLVKDSDDEKWILNVESHYPGLIKYSKWRLNPLVITVDNEITEWGISAEIYSAENTVETGVPFPLVVHIPNFATDEDWQGIDDISENKGLFDEINHRLSQIATILDKHADPAIAVPTGTLGEDEQGNPVFRVGIDKVFEMLGKDDIVPQYITWDGQLQAAFMELEKLIDILLINSEIPAVALGKGDSGTSGSSGLSIKWRMNSLLAKINRKRQYYDKGLKQILLIAQLLEQSRQTIDYTVTIPKIKFNDGLPDDETEMANIMAIRTAGKATVSQKSAIMWLDNLTEEQADIELKRIQDEEDSMLAADPTAFNVEASVGGS is encoded by the coding sequence ATGTTTGCTATTGGTGGATACTACCCTCCACCTTCCCACAGGGAAAGAATCAAACGATACAGAGAGAATAAAAAGCTGTTCTTAGGCCAGCATTACGATGTATTTAAAAAAGTCCAAGACCGGCTTACTTCAAGACAAAACGAAATAGTGTATATATCAGCAAACCTGCCGGGGATTATCTGCAAGAAGTCGGCAGATTTTTTATTTGGTGAAGCTCCCGTTTTCTCAGCCGGTAAAGAGGATAATTCCCTTGAACAAGTGAAAATTGACCAATTAGTGGCAGATAACGACCTTAATATAACCAATTATGAAAGTGCCATTGGCAATGCTTACCGTGGAGACAGTTTTTATAAAATCCGTTACGGCCAGATGTACGGTGGTTTAATTGATGTAAGTATTGACCCGTTTCGAGTATTTATCGAACCCCAAAATGCTGAGTATGTCTTTCCCGAAACAATACCGGGAGATGCCAATAAAATAATTGCTTATCACATTGCTTACCCGTTACTGGTCAAAGACAGTGACGATGAAAAATGGATATTAAATGTTGAATCACATTACCCCGGCTTAATCAAATACAGCAAGTGGAGATTAAACCCTTTGGTTATCACGGTTGACAATGAAATAACGGAATGGGGTATATCAGCAGAAATATATTCAGCCGAAAACACTGTAGAAACAGGAGTACCTTTCCCCCTAGTAGTACACATCCCTAACTTCGCCACTGACGAAGACTGGCAGGGTATTGATGACATCTCCGAAAACAAAGGACTGTTTGACGAAATAAACCACCGTCTTTCTCAGATTGCTACCATTTTAGATAAACATGCAGACCCAGCCATTGCTGTTCCCACTGGCACACTGGGAGAAGACGAACAGGGTAACCCGGTATTCCGTGTTGGCATTGATAAAGTATTTGAAATGCTGGGTAAAGATGATATTGTACCTCAATACATCACCTGGGATGGCCAGTTACAGGCAGCATTTATGGAATTGGAAAAATTAATCGATATTCTGTTAATTAACTCTGAGATACCGGCAGTGGCACTGGGTAAAGGTGATTCCGGCACCAGTGGTTCATCTGGACTGTCAATCAAGTGGCGAATGAATTCACTGTTAGCCAAGATTAACCGTAAAAGACAGTATTATGACAAAGGGTTAAAGCAGATTTTACTCATTGCCCAGCTATTAGAACAAAGCCGTCAAACAATAGATTACACAGTTACCATACCGAAAATTAAATTTAATGATGGTTTACCTGATGATGAAACGGAAATGGCAAACATCATGGCTATTCGTACTGCCGGTAAAGCCACGGTATCACAGAAATCAGCTATAATGTGGCTGGATAATCTGACTGAAGAACAGGCTGACATTGAACTAAAAAGAATTCAAGATGAAGAAGACTCAATGTTAGCAGCAGACCCTACTGCATTTAATGTAGAAGCCTCCGTAGGTGGCAGCTAA
- the terL gene encoding phage terminase large subunit, whose protein sequence is MLDKRINLYENIKDTTELDEEQWENYLSDLKEIVRLKRIDRSESDVLYFMYEYFSDSKNPANEQNLIPAGVSLAIAPNFHRDLCGILDEVSSLNPTARIGWAAPRGHAKSAYLSNCFPVHQICFRLRRYILIISETDTSAKKFIEWIAMQLKFNLKLREDFGELLSPKKSLNDRDNQEAFLTKNGVLVEAASMGKQLRGKRNGSYRPDLVICDDLESSKNTNTPELREKNIHWFNSVVMPIGDPDRTAFIYMGTIVHGSGLLISVLKRADFESRIYSAIVNPPDREDLWQKFESIYRDQENENRLEDALAFYHANTDEMDKGVKVLWSGRFSYAKLMMEKVNIGSRAFGSEYMNNPIDEDTQIFRPSIYTYFDYSDLKDRRGRNLPLDYFSAWDIAFGKNNRSDYNAIVTVARDRITGIIFCIDTWSKKCPAHEALNVAVEKIRQYRPKVFAVETVQAQIDFFRQLRDRLPQEKIYYTKIKAVTSKTRKEERIESLEPLLENGILRLMKHQRLLLEMLEQFPTHDHDDLPDALQMAVELCGGGRRKTYHQKPKGL, encoded by the coding sequence TTGCTGGATAAAAGGATAAATCTGTATGAAAACATAAAAGACACCACAGAACTAGATGAAGAACAGTGGGAAAACTATCTCTCTGACTTAAAAGAAATTGTAAGATTAAAAAGAATAGACCGTTCGGAATCAGATGTTTTGTATTTCATGTATGAATATTTTTCTGACAGCAAAAACCCGGCAAATGAACAAAATTTAATACCTGCTGGTGTAAGTTTAGCTATTGCCCCTAATTTTCACCGTGATTTATGTGGAATCCTCGATGAAGTATCCAGTCTAAATCCGACAGCCAGGATAGGGTGGGCTGCACCCAGGGGTCATGCTAAGTCTGCCTACCTCTCCAACTGCTTCCCTGTACACCAAATATGCTTTAGATTAAGACGGTACATTCTGATTATCTCCGAGACCGACACTTCAGCCAAGAAATTCATTGAGTGGATAGCCATGCAGCTAAAATTTAATCTAAAGCTAAGAGAAGACTTCGGGGAACTGCTTTCACCCAAAAAATCTTTAAATGACCGTGACAATCAGGAAGCATTTCTCACAAAAAACGGTGTTCTGGTAGAAGCTGCTTCGATGGGTAAGCAGTTAAGGGGTAAAAGAAACGGTTCCTACCGGCCAGACCTGGTAATATGTGATGACCTGGAGAGTTCCAAAAATACAAATACCCCTGAATTGAGAGAAAAGAATATTCACTGGTTTAACTCAGTTGTTATGCCAATAGGTGACCCTGACAGAACTGCTTTTATCTACATGGGTACGATAGTCCACGGCTCTGGTCTACTGATCAGTGTTTTAAAACGTGCCGACTTTGAAAGCAGGATTTACTCAGCCATAGTAAACCCACCGGATAGGGAAGATCTCTGGCAGAAATTTGAGAGTATTTACCGTGACCAGGAAAATGAAAACCGGCTGGAAGATGCTTTAGCTTTCTACCATGCCAATACTGATGAAATGGATAAAGGTGTTAAAGTGTTATGGTCAGGCCGGTTCTCTTATGCCAAGCTTATGATGGAAAAGGTTAATATTGGCTCCAGGGCTTTCGGTTCTGAATACATGAATAATCCGATTGACGAAGATACACAGATATTCAGGCCGTCAATTTACACATATTTTGATTACAGTGATTTAAAAGACAGAAGAGGCAGGAATTTACCGTTAGATTACTTCTCAGCCTGGGACATAGCCTTCGGCAAAAATAACAGAAGTGATTACAATGCCATAGTAACAGTGGCAAGAGACAGAATAACCGGCATCATTTTCTGTATTGATACCTGGTCAAAAAAATGTCCGGCACATGAAGCCTTAAATGTGGCAGTAGAAAAAATACGACAGTACAGGCCAAAGGTCTTTGCCGTTGAAACAGTTCAAGCTCAGATTGATTTCTTCCGTCAACTTCGTGACCGTCTTCCCCAAGAAAAAATCTACTACACCAAAATCAAAGCTGTTACCAGCAAAACCCGTAAAGAAGAAAGAATCGAATCACTGGAGCCACTTTTAGAAAACGGTATATTACGACTAATGAAACATCAAAGGCTGCTACTCGAAATGCTGGAACAGTTCCCCACACATGACCATGATGACTTACCGGATGCATTGCAGATGGCTGTTGAACTTTGTGGAGGTGGTAGAAGAAAAACTTATCACCAGAAGCCAAAAGGGTTGTAA
- a CDS encoding Panacea domain-containing protein has translation MLKQINPIDLSRHVIKYVNDKGHEVSHLKLQKLIYYVDAWHNVYFNQPLIEDQFEAWMHGPVVRNIWNYFRDKSVLYDPIKLEEGYFDISEYISSEQLELINDVLDEYGDKTAYYLECLTHSEEPWRRARLGYAPSDKCEAVIYKDLIKQFYGSMLYGKNTED, from the coding sequence ATGTTGAAACAAATAAATCCAATTGATTTATCTAGGCATGTCATTAAGTATGTTAATGATAAAGGCCATGAAGTAAGTCATTTGAAATTGCAAAAACTAATATATTATGTTGATGCATGGCATAATGTTTATTTTAACCAACCTTTAATTGAAGATCAATTTGAAGCATGGATGCATGGCCCGGTAGTTCGTAATATCTGGAATTACTTTAGAGATAAATCAGTTTTATATGACCCAATTAAATTAGAGGAAGGTTATTTTGATATATCTGAATACATTAGCAGTGAACAATTAGAACTGATAAATGATGTTTTAGATGAATATGGGGATAAAACAGCATATTATTTAGAGTGCCTAACTCATTCTGAAGAACCATGGCGAAGAGCAAGACTTGGTTATGCTCCAAGTGATAAATGTGAAGCCGTAATATATAAAGATTTGATAAAGCAATTCTATGGGAGCATGCTTTATGGCAAAAATACCGAAGACTAA
- a CDS encoding gamma-glutamylcyclotransferase family protein: MKRLLQLYYFAYGSNLHKEQMQNRCPDSIPIAKATLADYELTFKGNWRGNGVADIQPKDGDSVTGAIYKVSKFDRESLDRYEGYPRLYNRHVIEVVREDTGEIVKAFVYRMLDHYMLTPPGEAYFSIIADGYSDWGIDIKNLETANFKLNLV, translated from the coding sequence ATGAAAAGACTGCTGCAACTATATTACTTCGCTTACGGTTCCAATCTTCATAAAGAACAAATGCAAAATAGATGTCCTGACAGCATACCAATTGCCAAGGCAACGTTGGCAGATTATGAGTTAACCTTTAAGGGGAACTGGAGAGGAAACGGGGTAGCTGACATACAGCCAAAAGATGGTGACTCTGTAACAGGTGCAATATACAAAGTATCAAAATTTGACCGTGAATCACTTGACCGTTATGAAGGTTATCCCCGGCTGTATAACAGGCATGTTATCGAAGTTGTCAGAGAAGATACCGGGGAGATAGTTAAAGCCTTTGTTTATCGTATGCTTGACCACTATATGCTGACACCTCCGGGGGAAGCATATTTCAGTATAATTGCCGATGGTTATAGTGATTGGGGAATAGATATCAAAAACCTTGAAACGGCAAACTTTAAACTTAATCTAGTTTAA
- a CDS encoding amidoligase family protein has product MAMNTLKSFNFNENRTFGVEIEFNGISSETAIQAIRTAGITIYKEGYNHSTRPHWKLVTDASVNNRGTGLARGGWEVVSPKLTGKQGLVELATVMKALDQAGAKVDRSCGLHVHHDVTDYQVKDFQNIYYIYYKFENYFDSVVPASRRGSHNIYCKGINKEIIESVEKARTINDLRHSLPDRYLKLNFQSYFRHETIEFRQHSGTVDADKATNWVMFTQSIVERAKLETIRLAKKDHDRDAVTNFNHERRLRRTLFGEVTRESLENEYGQAIKFQIKRRQHFESQAA; this is encoded by the coding sequence ATGGCAATGAACACACTAAAAAGCTTCAACTTTAACGAGAACCGTACCTTCGGAGTAGAAATTGAATTCAATGGAATCAGTTCTGAAACAGCTATCCAGGCTATAAGAACAGCAGGAATCACAATCTACAAAGAAGGCTACAACCACTCAACCAGACCTCATTGGAAATTAGTTACCGATGCATCCGTGAACAACAGAGGAACAGGCTTAGCCAGAGGGGGTTGGGAAGTAGTAAGCCCAAAATTAACTGGCAAGCAGGGATTAGTCGAATTAGCTACCGTTATGAAGGCACTTGACCAAGCCGGTGCTAAAGTTGACAGAAGTTGTGGATTGCATGTACACCATGATGTTACCGATTACCAGGTCAAAGACTTCCAGAATATCTACTACATCTACTACAAATTTGAAAACTACTTCGATTCCGTAGTACCGGCCAGCAGGAGAGGGAGCCATAATATCTACTGCAAGGGAATTAACAAAGAAATAATTGAATCAGTTGAAAAGGCAAGAACCATAAACGACTTAAGGCATAGCCTCCCAGACCGTTACCTGAAATTAAATTTCCAGTCCTACTTCAGACATGAAACCATTGAATTTCGCCAGCATAGTGGCACTGTAGATGCAGACAAAGCAACTAACTGGGTAATGTTTACACAATCGATAGTTGAAAGAGCAAAGCTTGAAACTATAAGATTAGCTAAAAAAGACCATGACCGTGATGCAGTAACAAACTTCAACCATGAAAGAAGACTTAGAAGAACCTTATTCGGTGAAGTTACCCGTGAAAGCCTGGAAAACGAATATGGCCAAGCAATTAAATTCCAGATTAAACGTCGCCAGCATTTTGAATCCCAGGCAGCCTAA